The following proteins come from a genomic window of Heyndrickxia acidicola:
- a CDS encoding transglycosylase domain-containing protein, with the protein MDILQRIWTAVKRLWKKAHMNQIVILIVSVGLLVFLAFFAYFASTVNIAALKKGLSQSTEIIDKDGNVASRISSTQMDHVSIKEVPKNMQDAIVAIEDHRFYQHHGFDIIGTTSALLKDITAGGVRAGGSTITQQLTKNALLTSQRTFKRKIEELFLAVEIEKHYTKSEILEMYLNQVYFGSGAWGIQNASRRYFGTDVQNIDLSEAATLAGLVNAPTALNPYLHMDSAINRRNLVLGAMKKYGMITDSQYNSAVAEKLVLKDKGEDPLKGKYPYYVDAVINEAMSKYGLSQDEILTRGYKIYTELDQNIQSGLERVYKNDSLFPQGMGGQMVQSGAVLMDPHTGGVRALVGGRGEKVFLGFNRATQLQRQPGSTMKPLAVYTPALEQGYTPESMLNDTKMSFGSYHPQNYDNQYLGQVPMYRALEDSINIPAVWLLDQIGIDKGMDAVKRFGLPLTNQDRQLGLALGGIQNGVSPFQMAQAFSTFPNNGVEEKGHLITKIIGPTGNVIAQNQQQETKVTSKKVTDQMTSMMLNVVESGTGKGINVPGYRIAGKSGSTQVDFSRNGTKDQWFVGYTPNLVGAVWLGYDRTDPQHYLMGLSEQGVVPIFQAVMQNTLHYTKPGSFDAQSVNQILKQQQATTNHPFTERAKEFNQKMQQEAQNIKKKIEENKGRWKDLEDTVRNFLSGKH; encoded by the coding sequence ATGGATATATTACAGCGGATTTGGACAGCTGTAAAGCGGCTTTGGAAAAAAGCCCATATGAATCAGATTGTCATTTTAATCGTGTCAGTCGGACTGCTGGTATTTTTGGCGTTTTTTGCTTATTTTGCCAGTACTGTAAATATTGCTGCATTGAAAAAGGGATTATCGCAATCCACAGAAATCATTGATAAGGATGGCAATGTTGCAAGTAGGATATCGTCTACTCAAATGGACCATGTCTCAATTAAAGAAGTACCAAAAAATATGCAAGATGCCATTGTTGCAATAGAGGATCATCGTTTTTATCAGCATCATGGCTTTGATATTATCGGAACAACAAGTGCATTATTAAAAGATATAACTGCAGGAGGAGTTAGGGCAGGAGGAAGTACGATTACCCAGCAATTAACAAAAAATGCCCTTCTTACTTCACAACGGACATTTAAGAGGAAAATTGAGGAATTATTTTTAGCAGTTGAAATTGAAAAACATTATACAAAAAGTGAAATATTGGAAATGTATCTCAACCAGGTTTACTTTGGAAGCGGTGCTTGGGGCATACAAAATGCTTCGAGAAGATATTTTGGGACGGATGTTCAAAATATTGATTTGAGTGAAGCCGCAACACTTGCCGGACTAGTCAATGCTCCAACGGCTTTAAACCCTTACCTGCATATGGATAGTGCCATTAATAGAAGGAACCTGGTTCTCGGAGCAATGAAGAAATATGGTATGATAACAGACAGCCAGTATAACTCGGCTGTTGCAGAGAAGTTGGTACTAAAGGATAAAGGGGAGGACCCTTTAAAGGGAAAATATCCGTACTATGTGGATGCCGTGATTAATGAGGCTATGTCAAAATATGGCCTTTCCCAGGACGAGATTTTAACAAGAGGATATAAAATATATACAGAATTAGATCAGAATATCCAATCTGGCCTTGAACGTGTATATAAGAATGACAGCTTATTCCCGCAAGGAATGGGCGGCCAGATGGTTCAGAGCGGTGCTGTCCTGATGGATCCCCATACAGGCGGTGTCCGAGCGCTTGTAGGTGGAAGAGGGGAGAAGGTTTTTCTTGGCTTTAACCGTGCAACTCAGCTGCAAAGGCAGCCTGGTTCAACTATGAAGCCTCTAGCAGTCTATACTCCCGCTTTGGAGCAGGGATATACGCCGGAATCCATGTTAAATGACACAAAAATGTCCTTTGGATCCTATCATCCACAAAATTATGATAATCAATATTTAGGACAAGTTCCAATGTACAGGGCATTGGAGGATTCAATCAATATTCCTGCTGTCTGGCTTTTGGACCAGATTGGAATTGATAAAGGGATGGATGCCGTTAAGCGTTTCGGTCTTCCGTTAACAAACCAGGATAGGCAGCTCGGGCTTGCCCTTGGAGGCATCCAAAACGGAGTTTCGCCATTCCAGATGGCTCAGGCCTTTTCTACCTTCCCTAATAACGGTGTAGAAGAAAAAGGGCATTTAATTACAAAAATCATTGGACCAACCGGTAACGTGATTGCTCAAAATCAACAGCAGGAAACAAAGGTCACTTCCAAAAAGGTCACAGATCAAATGACTTCCATGATGTTAAATGTTGTGGAATCAGGAACCGGTAAAGGAATCAATGTTCCTGGCTACCGCATTGCAGGGAAATCAGGCTCTACGCAAGTGGACTTTAGCAGGAATGGAACAAAAGATCAATGGTTTGTTGGCTACACCCCTAATTTGGTCGGAGCCGTCTGGCTAGGGTATGACCGTACGGACCCACAGCACTATCTAATGGGGTTAAGTGAACAGGGAGTAGTACCAATCTTTCAGGCAGTTATGCAAAATACCCTTCATTATACTAAGCCGGGAAGTTTTGATGCTCAATCGGTAAACCAGATACTCAAGCAACAACAAGCTACAACTAACCATCCTTTTACAGAACGAGCTAAAGAATTTAATCAAAAAATGCAGCAAGAGGCACAGAATATTAAAAAGAAAATAGAAGAAAATAAAGGCCGGTGGAAGGATCTTGAAGATACAGTGAGAAACTTTTTAAGCGGCAAACACTAA
- a CDS encoding YheC/YheD family endospore coat-associated protein yields the protein MPKRYKVEFFDQNEPIMYYPANFGLEEDPKRIAFGSNIVDADCKQQPYDRNTLSISSALAELLQIPEFIKTLYAFENSDQLLLGPLVGIFSSGFTPFQENPIGERSELFTKLLSVQSSVGVVPFLFGEQHIDWEKGQIEGFFQGNSGWETRNVPFPNVIYDRLPNRKSESTQGSREVKEKLEKDYLIPWYNPGFFSKLDVYEHLFQDEKVAEYLPDTSPFVSYHQVEQMLSRYGHVYVKPINGSLGLGIHQIIYDRQKAAYYCKFHDTENRLLKYPTLEQLMDRVFRNKQLDRMIIQQGIDLIRYQHRPVDFRVHANKDTKGAWKISAIAAKVAGVGSPTTHIKNGGTIKTIDELFADSGLKRQLKEGLETAALEIAVSLEENLNGIIGEIGFDFGIDSDGHIWLFEANSKPGRSIFSHPELKEFDILTRRLSLAYSVYLTDRWLHTPEELFT from the coding sequence ATGCCTAAACGTTATAAAGTTGAATTTTTTGATCAGAACGAACCGATAATGTATTACCCAGCAAATTTTGGTTTAGAAGAAGATCCTAAAAGAATTGCGTTTGGCTCTAACATTGTCGATGCCGACTGTAAACAGCAGCCATATGACAGGAATACGCTTTCTATTAGTTCTGCATTGGCAGAGCTTTTGCAAATACCTGAATTTATAAAAACCTTATATGCATTTGAAAATAGTGATCAGCTTTTATTGGGGCCATTAGTTGGTATTTTTTCCTCAGGTTTTACACCATTTCAGGAAAATCCCATAGGGGAGCGGTCCGAATTATTCACGAAGCTTTTATCAGTCCAGTCTTCCGTCGGGGTTGTCCCGTTTTTATTTGGTGAGCAGCATATTGATTGGGAAAAAGGGCAAATAGAAGGTTTTTTCCAGGGAAATTCCGGATGGGAAACAAGGAATGTTCCTTTTCCCAATGTAATTTACGATCGCCTTCCCAACCGAAAAAGTGAAAGCACACAGGGGTCTAGAGAAGTGAAGGAAAAGCTTGAAAAAGATTATCTCATTCCATGGTATAATCCAGGCTTTTTTAGCAAACTTGATGTTTACGAACATTTATTTCAGGATGAAAAGGTGGCAGAATATCTTCCAGATACCTCTCCTTTTGTTTCGTATCATCAAGTGGAACAAATGCTTTCACGATATGGGCATGTATATGTAAAACCAATAAATGGAAGTCTCGGTTTAGGTATTCACCAAATCATTTATGACCGGCAAAAGGCAGCCTATTATTGCAAGTTCCATGATACTGAAAATCGCCTTCTTAAGTACCCTACTCTTGAACAGCTGATGGACCGTGTTTTCAGGAATAAACAGCTAGATCGAATGATTATTCAGCAGGGCATCGATCTCATCCGCTATCAGCATAGACCTGTTGATTTTAGAGTTCATGCCAATAAGGATACAAAAGGTGCCTGGAAAATAAGTGCCATAGCTGCAAAAGTTGCAGGGGTAGGCAGTCCGACCACTCATATAAAAAATGGCGGAACGATTAAAACCATTGATGAGCTTTTTGCAGATTCTGGGCTGAAAAGACAGCTAAAGGAAGGATTGGAAACAGCAGCATTAGAGATTGCTGTGTCATTGGAAGAAAATTTGAATGGCATAATTGGTGAAATAGGTTTTGATTTTGGCATAGATTCCGATGGGCATATCTGGCTTTTTGAGGCAAATTCAAAGCCCGGACGATCAATATTTTCCCATCCCGAATTGAAGGAATTCGATATCCTTACACGAAGGCTGAGCCTTGCTTACTCTGTTTATCTAACTGATAGATGGCTTCACACACCTGAGGAACTATTTACATGA
- a CDS encoding YheC/YheD family endospore coat-associated protein, whose protein sequence is MITVSFDPKRNTFVHARPELGHLFWGADDELVHNVKGEEIQEEWTLHFQEKRKRLGPLVGILCGKMKSGELMGNRRLFMNLQNELQESGGVSFLFTLEDCFDHYIEGTCYIPLKKKWIRSTFPLPNIIYNRLPSRLGEKEQSFIQFKEKMKQKTLSFFNPSYIDKFSLYSLFSKHKTLSSLLPPTILIDNDASILDAFLSEHTDLYIKPTSSSQGNGIKRIKKSSFDMVHVTTAKKEVSFPTFEAFWKHHQSDSRFTSFLAQKTIESRLLNGRKFDYRILSHYHKGRYLLTGIGIRVAKENGLTTHVPRGGTLYPYKELQNPDLDKQFEWIANECGKALTKEYGFFGEFTLDVGEDKDGKLWLYEVNAKPMAFDEKDIEENKIKSLSRLFHELTHTLYNR, encoded by the coding sequence ATGATTACCGTTTCCTTTGATCCAAAACGCAATACCTTTGTTCATGCCAGACCAGAACTAGGGCATTTATTTTGGGGGGCTGACGATGAATTGGTGCATAACGTCAAGGGAGAAGAAATACAGGAAGAATGGACACTTCATTTTCAGGAAAAAAGAAAAAGGCTAGGTCCTCTGGTAGGAATTTTGTGCGGAAAAATGAAGAGCGGCGAGTTGATGGGCAATCGCCGCCTTTTCATGAATTTACAAAATGAACTTCAGGAGTCAGGAGGAGTTTCTTTCCTTTTTACATTGGAGGATTGTTTTGATCATTATATAGAAGGTACCTGTTATATACCCTTGAAAAAGAAATGGATTCGCTCCACTTTTCCCCTGCCCAACATTATCTACAATCGACTCCCCTCACGTCTTGGAGAAAAGGAGCAATCCTTTATACAGTTTAAGGAAAAGATGAAGCAAAAAACGCTCTCTTTCTTTAATCCTTCTTATATAGATAAATTTTCACTCTACTCCCTTTTTTCCAAACATAAAACATTATCCTCTCTCCTGCCTCCAACTATTCTTATTGACAATGATGCTTCCATATTGGATGCTTTTCTTTCAGAGCATACAGACCTTTATATCAAGCCTACAAGCAGTTCACAAGGAAACGGGATTAAGAGAATCAAAAAAAGCAGTTTTGACATGGTACATGTTACCACTGCTAAAAAGGAAGTGAGTTTCCCTACCTTTGAGGCATTCTGGAAGCACCATCAAAGTGACTCCAGGTTTACCTCTTTCCTTGCACAAAAAACCATTGAAAGCCGTTTACTAAATGGAAGAAAATTCGATTACAGAATTCTTTCTCATTATCATAAAGGACGCTATCTCCTAACCGGTATTGGAATAAGGGTTGCGAAAGAAAATGGCTTGACTACACATGTCCCAAGGGGCGGGACCCTTTATCCCTACAAAGAATTGCAAAATCCTGACCTGGATAAACAGTTTGAATGGATTGCCAATGAATGCGGTAAAGCTTTAACGAAAGAATATGGTTTTTTTGGAGAGTTTACCCTCGATGTAGGGGAAGATAAAGATGGAAAGCTGTGGCTTTATGAAGTTAACGCTAAACCAATGGCTTTTGATGAAAAGGACATTGAAGAAAATAAAATCAAAAGCTTATCAAGACTTTTTCACGAATTGACACACACTTTATATAATCGTTAA
- a CDS encoding ABC transporter ATP-binding protein, protein MAELQLEHIYKIYDNKVTAVSDFNLHIQDKEFIVFVGPSGCGKSTTLRMIAGLEEISKGDFLIDGKRVNDVAPKDRDIAMVFQNYALYPHMSVYDNMAFGLKLRKIPKPEIDKRVKEAAKILGLETYLERKPKALSGGQRQRVALGRAIVRDAKVFLMDEPLSNLDAKLRVQMRAEIAKLHQRLQTTTIYVTHDQTEAMTMATRIVIMKDGVIQQVGTPKEVYDNPINMFVGGFIGSPAMNFLKGTVENGAFVISNQAKIAIPEGKMKFLKNYVGKKVTLGIRPEDIHDEPVFISASEGTKISATIEVSELLGAETMLYSQIDGQDFISRIDSRTIVRPGDKIDLAFDMNKAHFFDVETEANIGLA, encoded by the coding sequence ATGGCTGAATTACAATTAGAACATATTTATAAAATCTATGATAATAAGGTAACCGCAGTAAGCGATTTCAATCTTCATATTCAAGATAAGGAATTCATCGTTTTCGTAGGCCCGTCTGGTTGTGGTAAATCTACTACCCTTCGTATGATCGCTGGACTTGAAGAAATTTCAAAAGGAGATTTCTTAATCGATGGAAAACGTGTAAACGACGTAGCTCCAAAAGACCGCGATATTGCGATGGTTTTCCAAAACTATGCATTGTATCCTCACATGAGTGTTTATGATAACATGGCATTTGGTTTGAAGCTCCGTAAAATTCCTAAGCCGGAGATTGATAAACGCGTAAAAGAAGCCGCAAAGATTCTTGGCCTTGAAACGTATTTAGAGAGAAAGCCTAAAGCTCTTTCAGGCGGTCAGCGCCAGCGTGTTGCCCTAGGCCGTGCGATTGTGCGTGATGCAAAAGTATTCTTGATGGATGAACCATTATCAAACCTTGATGCAAAGCTTCGTGTACAAATGCGTGCCGAAATCGCAAAACTGCATCAGCGTCTTCAAACAACAACAATCTATGTAACACATGACCAAACTGAAGCGATGACAATGGCAACAAGGATCGTTATTATGAAGGATGGTGTTATCCAGCAGGTAGGAACACCAAAAGAAGTGTATGACAATCCTATAAATATGTTCGTAGGCGGATTTATCGGATCGCCAGCAATGAACTTCCTAAAAGGAACAGTTGAAAATGGTGCCTTTGTAATTTCTAACCAAGCAAAAATTGCTATTCCAGAAGGTAAAATGAAATTCCTTAAAAACTATGTAGGCAAAAAAGTTACTTTGGGTATTCGTCCAGAAGATATCCATGATGAGCCTGTATTCATCAGTGCCTCAGAAGGTACAAAAATTTCTGCAACCATTGAAGTATCTGAACTGCTTGGTGCAGAAACAATGCTTTATTCACAAATTGACGGACAGGACTTTATTTCAAGAATTGATTCTAGAACCATTGTACGCCCTGGAGATAAAATCGATCTTGCTTTTGACATGAATAAAGCTCATTTCTTCGATGTTGAAACAGAAGCGAATATTGGTTTAGCTTAA
- a CDS encoding YheC/YheD family endospore coat-associated protein — MTIPMGILTLTPEENDGYFKEIGKRAVEFDIALYLFSPLNIKPENSLIFGYQFDADNAEWIKTEFSIPHFLYDRCFYGADRGSKEAKTIVSWLKARKDITFLGYGLPNKWILYEGLKNHPLISPYLPMTTKASSAEKVINELSKYEEIILKPIDGAHGYAVYSIRSDGKAIVVKTTKKGKIVEKKFENIEQISPWLESLLIKHIFLIQPRLDNRNKNNEPFDLRVFIQKDPEGNWKEVGRGVRNGKKYGLLTNISAGASVQTYHSWLPTVPSFDHHYLSNELQSLLSILPIELEKSFHPLFELGIDIIIARDQSLWILDMNSKPGRKIISLNHPNELESLYKAPLAYCQFLANQQSIDSAAIKLN, encoded by the coding sequence GTGACAATTCCAATGGGAATTTTAACTCTAACACCTGAGGAGAATGATGGCTATTTTAAAGAAATCGGAAAAAGAGCTGTAGAATTTGATATTGCTCTATACCTGTTTTCTCCTTTAAATATTAAGCCGGAAAACAGCCTTATTTTTGGATATCAATTTGATGCGGATAATGCAGAATGGATAAAAACAGAGTTTAGTATCCCCCATTTTTTATATGACCGATGCTTTTATGGTGCTGACAGAGGATCAAAAGAAGCTAAAACGATCGTTTCCTGGCTGAAGGCACGCAAGGATATCACATTTTTGGGTTATGGGTTACCCAATAAATGGATTCTCTATGAGGGATTAAAAAATCACCCTCTCATTTCTCCTTATCTGCCAATGACGACGAAAGCATCATCCGCTGAAAAAGTAATAAATGAATTAAGTAAATATGAAGAAATTATTCTGAAGCCTATAGATGGCGCACATGGATATGCAGTCTATTCCATACGATCTGACGGGAAAGCTATTGTTGTAAAAACAACCAAAAAAGGGAAGATTGTGGAGAAAAAATTCGAGAACATTGAACAAATATCTCCTTGGCTGGAAAGTCTCCTTATAAAACATATATTTCTTATCCAGCCCCGATTGGATAACCGCAATAAAAATAATGAACCCTTTGATCTGAGGGTCTTTATTCAAAAGGATCCAGAAGGAAATTGGAAGGAAGTTGGCCGCGGTGTACGTAATGGAAAAAAATATGGCTTATTGACAAATATTAGTGCAGGAGCAAGTGTTCAAACCTATCATTCATGGCTGCCTACGGTTCCTTCATTTGATCATCACTACCTTTCCAATGAACTTCAGAGCCTGCTTTCCATCCTACCCATAGAATTAGAAAAAAGCTTTCACCCATTATTTGAACTGGGCATCGACATTATTATTGCCAGAGACCAATCTCTGTGGATATTGGATATGAATTCCAAACCCGGAAGGAAAATTATCAGTTTGAATCATCCAAACGAATTAGAGTCATTATACAAAGCGCCCCTCGCGTACTGTCAGTTTTTAGCTAACCAACAGTCTATTGATTCAGCAGCAATTAAACTGAATTAA
- a CDS encoding YozQ family protein produces the protein MDNKKDKLDTSKIAGRTFEKDDYNREDETSSGLATTHEQANDNYAEGTIDGKIEKENGEIIDIPRKGNS, from the coding sequence TTGGACAACAAAAAAGATAAACTCGATACATCAAAAATTGCTGGACGCACCTTTGAAAAGGATGATTACAACAGAGAAGATGAAACTTCTTCAGGGCTGGCGACGACTCATGAGCAGGCGAATGATAATTATGCAGAAGGAACAATAGATGGCAAGATTGAGAAAGAAAATGGAGAAATAATTGACATTCCAAGAAAAGGCAATAGCTGA
- a CDS encoding alpha/beta-type small acid-soluble spore protein, with translation MANNNSSNNLVAPGAQKAIDQMKYEIAQEFGVSLGADTTSRANGSVGGEITKRLVSMAESQLGGYQK, from the coding sequence ATGGCAAACAACAACAGCTCTAACAACCTAGTTGCTCCAGGAGCACAAAAAGCAATCGATCAAATGAAATACGAAATCGCTCAAGAATTTGGTGTAAGCCTTGGTGCAGACACTACATCTCGTGCAAACGGATCTGTTGGTGGAGAAATCACTAAACGCCTAGTATCTATGGCTGAATCTCAACTTGGCGGATACCAAAAATAA
- a CDS encoding PucR family transcriptional regulator, protein MITQLQKRYPKSILETYPVLHPGITWFHIENEHQYLGIPDSDMTSEEKELLGTLFPIFKAEKLINPTTESQNWHNFLSGKNVEFPVKEGSRLRFIQFAIHSTKEGFDRIAWEEAVKSLFSNNVTLVYLSSSSGTIIETAASFVLSEEELKSSIEAFESDFYFTVHFFIGPFRDLDNQIQNDFLFEKKLFEFGRREMRKERLYTLSSIFPLYLLKSVSYKAKESCFSPLTSIFQEDKDIWRTIKLYIENNSNASLTAKQLFMHRNSLQYRIDKFTERTGFDLKSFKDAVTVYLACLDFKNEHQL, encoded by the coding sequence ATGATTACACAATTACAAAAAAGGTATCCAAAATCAATTTTGGAAACATATCCAGTTCTGCACCCCGGCATCACATGGTTTCATATAGAAAATGAACACCAATATCTCGGAATTCCTGATAGTGATATGACCTCTGAGGAAAAGGAGCTGCTTGGCACTCTATTCCCTATTTTCAAAGCAGAGAAGCTAATAAATCCCACAACTGAGTCACAGAACTGGCATAATTTTTTATCCGGAAAAAATGTTGAATTTCCTGTTAAAGAAGGCAGCCGATTACGGTTTATTCAGTTTGCTATTCATTCCACAAAGGAAGGGTTTGATCGAATTGCCTGGGAAGAAGCAGTCAAAAGCTTATTTTCAAATAATGTTACCCTCGTCTATCTTTCATCATCTTCCGGAACGATAATAGAAACAGCTGCCAGTTTTGTTTTATCAGAGGAAGAATTGAAATCCTCCATCGAAGCGTTTGAAAGTGATTTTTACTTTACTGTCCATTTCTTTATTGGGCCGTTTCGGGATTTAGATAATCAAATTCAGAATGATTTCTTATTTGAAAAGAAGTTGTTTGAATTTGGCAGAAGAGAAATGAGGAAAGAAAGATTATATACTCTATCTAGTATATTTCCGTTGTATCTTTTAAAAAGTGTTTCTTATAAAGCAAAAGAAAGCTGCTTCTCTCCTTTAACATCTATCTTTCAAGAAGACAAGGACATTTGGAGGACCATTAAGCTTTATATCGAGAACAATTCAAACGCGAGTCTTACAGCAAAACAGCTTTTTATGCACAGAAATAGCCTTCAATACCGTATTGATAAATTTACAGAACGCACAGGCTTTGACCTAAAGTCCTTTAAGGACGCTGTTACTGTCTATCTCGCCTGCCTCGATTTTAAAAATGAACATCAGCTTTAG
- a CDS encoding universal stress protein: MYNKILVAFDNSETSRHALERAGQICSAIENSQLTVVHVNKERALTTTPSIQGVRDEYVSLPRIDAGVFTGSMPVDTVPKRENTHQIIEDSVDTAIQHAKQILEPLGIKAEYQVLDGHTVDNICGFAESTDTDLIIVGSSEKSAFKKFFLGSVSEDIMKSTDIDILIVK, translated from the coding sequence ATGTATAACAAAATTTTAGTAGCCTTTGATAACTCAGAAACAAGCAGGCATGCACTTGAAAGAGCTGGCCAAATATGCTCGGCTATAGAAAATTCTCAATTAACCGTTGTACATGTAAACAAAGAAAGAGCTCTAACAACGACTCCCTCAATTCAGGGAGTAAGAGATGAATATGTATCATTGCCGCGTATTGATGCTGGCGTGTTTACAGGTTCAATGCCGGTCGATACTGTTCCAAAGAGAGAAAATACCCATCAAATCATCGAAGACAGTGTTGATACAGCTATTCAGCACGCAAAACAAATACTGGAGCCGCTGGGAATTAAAGCAGAATATCAGGTGCTGGATGGCCATACAGTTGATAATATTTGCGGCTTTGCGGAAAGTACGGATACCGATTTAATTATTGTTGGTTCAAGTGAAAAAAGTGCCTTTAAAAAGTTTTTCCTCGGCAGCGTCAGTGAGGATATTATGAAAAGCACGGACATTGATATCCTGATTGTAAAATAA
- a CDS encoding DUF5342 family protein, translating to MIQHFQFQSLYSNKQLPGWSFSFIYKRKKYTGLYHPDGNIEWNQEEAIPNEEQLKEQIHALMLYHVYDH from the coding sequence ATGATTCAACATTTCCAATTCCAGTCCCTTTACTCAAACAAGCAGCTTCCAGGGTGGTCCTTTTCCTTTATTTACAAGAGAAAGAAATACACAGGCCTATATCATCCAGATGGAAACATCGAATGGAATCAAGAAGAAGCTATTCCGAATGAAGAACAATTAAAAGAGCAAATACATGCTTTAATGCTGTACCATGTTTATGATCACTAA
- the fumC gene encoding class II fumarate hydratase: MDYRIEKDTLGEVKVPADKYWGAQTQRSKDNFKIGSEKMPLELIQAFAQLKKSAAVVNCKLGKLSRTKMKAIVQACEEVLDGRFDDHFPLVVWQTGSGTQSNMNVNEVLARRANEILQEVASDESIHPNDDINMSQSSNDTFPTAMHIAVYSEIQKLLIPSLRQIKKTLLKKEHTYMNVIKIGRTHLQDATPLTLGQEISGWRAMIERTERMIEESSRHILSLAIGGTAVGTGINADPAFGDKVAEQLKEQTGYPFMSSNNKFHALTSHDEIVYVHGALKALAADMMKIANDVRWLASGPRSGIGEITIPANEPGSSIMPGKVNPTQSEAMTMVAVQVFGNDATIGFAASQGNFELNVFKPVILFNVLQSIHLLSGAIISFDEHCLQGLEANYDTIEENVNRSLMLVTALNPHIGYEKAAMIAKLAFKEGLTLKEAAIKTGYVTEEQYDKWIDPVKMVNLPD, encoded by the coding sequence ATGGATTATCGCATAGAGAAAGACACTCTTGGTGAAGTAAAGGTTCCTGCTGATAAATATTGGGGAGCCCAGACACAGCGAAGCAAAGATAATTTTAAAATAGGATCAGAAAAAATGCCTCTTGAGTTAATTCAGGCATTTGCACAATTGAAAAAATCTGCAGCTGTTGTAAATTGCAAATTGGGCAAGTTGTCCAGGACCAAAATGAAAGCAATTGTCCAAGCGTGTGAAGAAGTTTTAGATGGCAGATTTGATGATCATTTTCCTTTAGTAGTCTGGCAAACGGGAAGTGGGACGCAGTCCAATATGAATGTAAATGAAGTGTTGGCAAGACGGGCAAATGAAATCCTTCAAGAAGTAGCAAGTGATGAAAGCATTCATCCGAATGACGACATAAATATGTCCCAAAGCTCTAATGACACATTCCCTACAGCGATGCATATTGCCGTTTATTCTGAAATACAAAAACTTCTTATTCCTTCTTTGAGACAGATAAAGAAAACGCTGTTGAAAAAAGAACATACCTATATGAATGTCATTAAAATTGGGAGAACCCATTTACAGGATGCAACCCCATTGACACTTGGCCAGGAAATTAGCGGCTGGAGGGCAATGATAGAAAGAACGGAAAGGATGATTGAAGAAAGCTCCAGGCACATTCTTTCACTTGCTATTGGAGGAACAGCTGTGGGAACCGGAATTAATGCAGACCCTGCTTTTGGAGATAAAGTAGCAGAACAATTAAAGGAACAAACGGGCTATCCGTTTATGTCATCGAATAATAAATTTCATGCCTTAACAAGTCATGATGAAATCGTTTATGTGCATGGTGCTTTAAAAGCACTTGCCGCAGATATGATGAAAATCGCTAATGATGTCAGGTGGCTGGCAAGCGGACCACGAAGCGGAATTGGAGAAATTACCATACCTGCAAACGAACCAGGGAGCTCAATTATGCCGGGAAAAGTAAACCCAACTCAAAGTGAAGCCATGACTATGGTGGCAGTCCAGGTATTTGGAAATGATGCCACCATTGGATTTGCTGCAAGTCAGGGAAATTTTGAGCTAAATGTTTTCAAGCCTGTCATTCTCTTTAATGTATTGCAATCCATTCACCTTTTAAGTGGCGCTATTATTTCATTCGACGAGCATTGCCTTCAGGGATTGGAAGCAAATTACGATACGATCGAGGAAAATGTAAATCGTTCTCTTATGCTGGTAACGGCCTTGAATCCTCACATAGGTTATGAAAAGGCTGCTATGATTGCAAAACTAGCATTTAAAGAAGGATTAACTCTAAAAGAAGCTGCAATAAAAACGGGTTATGTAACGGAAGAACAATACGATAAATGGATTGACCCTGTTAAAATGGTCAACTTGCCTGATTAA